The DNA sequence GGCCACGACCAAGGCTTTGTCTGGATGTTTTTTTTGAATAGCGGCTATTTCACTCAATGAATGGGGTCCCTTTACATTTTTGGCATCCAAAAGGTAAACGACCACTTTGGCCTGTTCGATTTTTTCGAGTGTACGCCTGATACCGATTTCTTCTACAACATCTACGGTTTTTCTGATACCTGCCGTATCGATGAACCTGAAATTGATTCCACCAATCGATAGTTGGTCTTCAATGGTGTCTCGGGTAGTGCCCGGTATATCGCTTACAATGGCCCTTTCTTCATTCAAAAGGGCGTTCAATAGGGTAGATTTGCCCACATTGGGTTCACCCACAATGGCCACGGGAATGCCATTTTTGATGACATTGCCCAAAGCGAAAGAATCGATCAAGTTTTTGAGTACTTCTGAAATCTCGACCAAGAGATGCTCAAACTTCTCCCTATCGGCGAACTCTACATCCTCGCCAGAAAAATCGAGCTCGAGTTCAATAAGGGAGGCAAAGTTCAAAAGTTCTTCACGCAATCTGTTGATGTCATTGCTAAATCCGCCACGCATTTGTTGCACGGCAATTTGATGTGCGGCTTCACTATCGCTGGCTATCAAATCGGCAACCGCTTCTGCTTGGCTCAGGTCCATTTTACCGTTCAAGAAAGCTCGGAGGGTAAATTCGCCCGCAGTCGCCGTTCGGCAACCGTTTCTCAAAAAAAGTTGTACGATTTGCTGCTGAATGTACGGTGACCCGTGGCATGACACTTCAATGACATCTTCGCCCGTATAAGAATTCGGTGATTTGAAGATAGAAACCAGTACCTTGTCCAAGACCTTGTCACCATCAACAATATGGCCAAGGTGAATGGTATGCGTTTTCTGTTGTGCCAAATCCTTTCCTGAAACCGATTGAAACAATGATGCGGCGATGGCCATGGTATCAGGGCCTGAGATACGGATCAGGGCCACGGCACCGATGCCCGATGGGCTGGCCAAGGCAATAATGTTGTCAGTGTATGGCATACCGACAAAAATACAAAGAAGACATTTGCTGTAACATTTTATGAAAGATTGCTACCAATAAGTGAATCATCAATCAAAATATCATGGAAATAGTTAATCAAAGCGTTTTACGAAAAGACAACACATTGCTGTCGGTCACACACCTGACCCAATTGTTGCATTACATAACCGGTTTTGGCGGTTTCATCGTACCGCTGATCATTTGGTTGACCTCACGAAAAAATGTAGAGGGCATGGATGAGCATGGCAAGGCCATTATCAATTTACAATTGAGCTTGTTGCTCTATATCATTTTGAGCATACCCGCCATTTTATTATTTGGATTGGGCATTTTGACCTTGATCGGGGTCGGAATTGTAGGATTTGTACTGCCCATCATAAATGCAGTCAAGGCAGCCAATGGAGAGCCACCATCTTATGTGTTGACCATACGGTTTTTCTAAAGTGTTGGGCAATGACCGACTTTCTTTTAGACCAAGGATCAGTTGTTCAACATGACCGGCATCACCAGCATAGTGATGTGCTCGCCCTCATCGAGGCCATCGGCGGGCGTCAATATGCCTGCGCGATTGGGAAGGCTCATCTCTAAGCTAACCTCATCAGAAGAAAGGTTGTTCAACATCTCTACCAAAAAGCGGGAGTTAAACCCAATCTGCATGTCATCACCTTGGTAAGAGCACGATAGCCGCTCTTCTGCCTTGTTGCTGTAATCGATATCTTCTGCCGAGATATTGAGTTCTGCCCCAGCAATCTTCAAACGAATTTGATGCGTGGTCTTGTTTGAAAAGATGGATACCCGTTTTACAGAACTCAAAAACTGCCCTCTTGAAATGGATAATTTATTCGGATTCTCTTTCGGAATGACCGCTTCGTAATTTGGATACTTGCCATCTATCAAGCGACAGATAAGCTCAGTATTGTCAAATGTGAACTTGGCATTGCTTTCATTGTAATCTATCGTAACATCTGACTCTGAGCCTGCCAGAATTCCCTTCAAAAGGTTCAAGGGTTTCTTGGGCATGATGAATTCGGCCACCTCAGAGGCACTGACATCGGTTCGTTGGTATTTAACCAATTTGTGGGCATCTGTTGATACGAAAGTCAGATTTTCAGGTGAAAACTGAAAGAATACCCCGCTCATCACAGGCCGTAGGTCATCATTGCCTGCTGCAAAAATGGTCTTATCAATGGCCGTTGCCAAGATATCGCCCAAGATGGTCGTAGAACTCGGATTTGACAATTCAATAGCCTTGGGAAACTCGGCACCATCTGCATAGGCCA is a window from the Muricauda sp. SCSIO 65647 genome containing:
- the mnmE gene encoding tRNA uridine-5-carboxymethylaminomethyl(34) synthesis GTPase MnmE, which codes for MPYTDNIIALASPSGIGAVALIRISGPDTMAIAASLFQSVSGKDLAQQKTHTIHLGHIVDGDKVLDKVLVSIFKSPNSYTGEDVIEVSCHGSPYIQQQIVQLFLRNGCRTATAGEFTLRAFLNGKMDLSQAEAVADLIASDSEAAHQIAVQQMRGGFSNDINRLREELLNFASLIELELDFSGEDVEFADREKFEHLLVEISEVLKNLIDSFALGNVIKNGIPVAIVGEPNVGKSTLLNALLNEERAIVSDIPGTTRDTIEDQLSIGGINFRFIDTAGIRKTVDVVEEIGIRRTLEKIEQAKVVVYLLDAKNVKGPHSLSEIAAIQKKHPDKALVVAANKVDELSEKEKSALVAILEGIKDAKILLLSAQKGEGLEAFKNTLLEFVNIGSLSGNDTIVTNNRHYNALLKALEEIQKVKEGISNELSSDLLAIDIRQALFHLGEITGEVTTDDLLGNIFSNFCIGK
- a CDS encoding DUF4870 domain-containing protein codes for the protein MEIVNQSVLRKDNTLLSVTHLTQLLHYITGFGGFIVPLIIWLTSRKNVEGMDEHGKAIINLQLSLLLYIILSIPAILLFGLGILTLIGVGIVGFVLPIINAVKAANGEPPSYVLTIRFF
- the dnaN gene encoding DNA polymerase III subunit beta, with the translated sequence MKFIVSSTYLLKQLQVLGGVINTSNTLPILDNFLFDLKKKKLSVSASDLETTMSSVLEVESDSEGVIAVPARLLLETLKTFPEQPLTFVVEDNNTVEISSNHGKYALAYADGAEFPKAIELSNPSSTTILGDILATAIDKTIFAAGNDDLRPVMSGVFFQFSPENLTFVSTDAHKLVKYQRTDVSASEVAEFIMPKKPLNLLKGILAGSESDVTIDYNESNAKFTFDNTELICRLIDGKYPNYEAVIPKENPNKLSISRGQFLSSVKRVSIFSNKTTHQIRLKIAGAELNISAEDIDYSNKAEERLSCSYQGDDMQIGFNSRFLVEMLNNLSSDEVSLEMSLPNRAGILTPADGLDEGEHITMLVMPVMLNN